Part of the Vigna angularis cultivar LongXiaoDou No.4 chromosome 1, ASM1680809v1, whole genome shotgun sequence genome, TCCTCCATATCCCCAATTGTTGTCAACATACCTACCCAATTAGGTGTTGATGCTACAACTACATCTTCCCCATCGCCATTTGTTGCATCGGCACCTTCCTCATTACCTACAACACCCTCAACATCATCAATACATCACCATTACCAATGCCTTCACCATTACGAGTGCCTTTAGAGTCTATCATTCACTTGTTGAGAAAGATCTATACTAATCAAGGTGATTTGCAATCATACATTTAGGAGGATTCCACACGCTGTGTTGATCTTCTTACGATTTCACCTTATGGTCATGGGTAATGATTAATATAAGTTATTTGCATTActtgtttttatcaatttattgtatattaatttttttcttaaatttctttGGTTAAGGTCTTATCCATGTAAGATTGTGTCAAATGCCATCACAATAACCATTAAGCAACAATATCCTAAGTGTTGCCTATATGTGGTTCACTAActaatgaagagaaaaaaaaatagattattcTAGTGTTCTCATTTTTAATACTCTAACATACAATTGTTGCATTGTTgttgtattttgaaattatcTTTACATAGAAGGAGGTCAATTGGAGACCTAAAGATGGggaaatcttaaaaataattttcactcAAAAGCCTCATATAGATTATCTAAATCACTACAAGAAACATGTGAGATTTGGATTTCAATACTTGCGATTTGGAATTCTCCTTCATATCATGTAAAGTGATCATAAGCCCAACAAAATCGAGCATCTAAAATAGGTAACAATTTACATATAAAGTGGATCCATTAATATATATGAGCATGTAATTCGCATGGTAAGAGCCAaacatagttttttatttttatttttatttctttataacaACCTATATTAGTCATGTTGTTTATAGGAGAAGGAATTTGGTCATCCATCACCTATTGATGAAGTTTTTTAGTAAACTTATACAGGAAAGACTAATGGTGAATTTGTGGATGAAATAATCTAGGAAAATATATGTAGGTCTAGTATATTTTTATGGTATTTCTTTTATTAGGTTGAATATTGTATAtatgatataattaatatttttgaataataagAGGAATATAGGAGCAAATATTCTCAAGCTAGATCAGAGGTTGCATCTTATGCTAGACAACTTGAATCATCCACATAGACactaaaaaagaagagagagtaaGGATTGATAGTTAAGTTCTCGCTAtaggtgaaaagaaaaaaaaggttaaatctATGAATTACAGAGATTACTCATATTAAACATGGGGATAAACTCACCTATTATGGAAGTTCAAGTCacttttataattcaaaatagattgtccaactaaaacaaaaactttttgaattatagaaaggaTAATGAGAGGTTAAGTCGACAATTACAAAAACAACAACGACAATTACAATCATTTGTTTGTGTTGTCCTCCCTTTCCTTCAATTTGATACACAAACtattaaaacaacaacaacaataaaagtaacaacACGAGCCTGAGTAAGACCAAACCTCAACAAGGTCAGGAGCAACCACAACAAAAAATCACCAACACAATTACCAAGACCAATATGGACATGACTACTCTAAATATTAGGCATTTAAAATTTTGCACTTCTAGATGTTAGCACTCTTAGATTATGTTTTGTTAgaatttgatttgaattatatCTTCTTAGATTCAATTTAGACTGTGAGTTGTCATTCTTTTTTAGATTATATCTTATTACATTTGATTTGGATTTTATGTTGTTTATAACTTGAATTTGGATTAAGTGAGTtgtttatatcaaattttagtgTTAATGACATATTGGTAAacctttattttgtttgatttaaattttatttcaattgacagaaatataaaaaaattggaaaaaataaaacaaaaatatactttttgatTCAAAAGATATATTACATACAAGATAATACTTAACattatctataaattatttgGTATGTAACTCACTAGCATACTTACaaaattttttcatatataacttAACTAAAGATTATTCCATATGTAATTTATTCGTACATTCATCTAACATTACATACAATTTTATTCCATATATAACTTACATACCAATTATTCTCTATATAATTTATCCAACTTTACATACGGAATAAcctatatataaagtttttacAAATTCCATTATTTAcgaataattttgtatttaaccTTACTTACAAAACTTGTTTTGTATAAATTCACCTACATTTTTCACCTATAATTTGTGAATAATATCTAATTACCTGTTAATTTTATGcaattaatatgaattttttctGTGACAAAAAtcaattctttttataataatatattagactcttataattaaaaatgatactTTAAATATATCCACATGATATACATAACATGATATACATGACGAATGAGtaatcataatcatttatacatTCATACCATCATCTTACAATTCACgtatatctatttttattatcatttgaaGTATGTAATAAATTAACTCTTTCTGTAATAATAACATGCCAAATATTAGAATTTCTTCACCAATCTTTCAgtaatctaaaatattaatttctacactattaataatatttgtcCTTAATCACAAAAAGAAAGCTAAAAAAGTgggaaatgaaaattttaatagaaaCTGAATCAATTATTTGAGtcaattataattgatttaactTTAACTTGCTCTTTGTCTTAGTATCtctttacaaatataatttgaCTCCACAACAACACTTtagttttatataattgatgagaaacttttagaaaaactaaatttctaaataatatacttttattctttatccattaaatttatctatattaaaatttatctatcATTGGTGAACAAACACATGATTAACTCATTATAAATTGAGCTAGAAAAtataaactcaatttttttagttcaatttaTCTTTGATTAATATGTTAACTcacttaataatattttgtttttttaattttactttatatatttattatcgTACAATAAAAATggattgatttaattaatttttttagaataaaattcatttatttcacCAGATAGTAGtgtaaaattaaagttttaacttacgtaacaaacaaaacaatcaGACTTAAATAACattctaatatataaaaagattgtCCACCTCCATAACTCGTAATAATAAACGATGAGTCGAGCTAGCTTACGTTTGTATCCCAATTTGACATATCtaatattacaataatatgACTCTTTCTTTATGTTCTTCCAtaatttctttctgcaccctCATAAAgaattttattctcatttttatccttGCATTAGTAAGTGCACCTCCAATTCCCTTTTCACACCCACACTACTGCACcccattttcatcttcttctccattgtACTGGTTCTGTGAAATCAATCAATGAGGCCATTGAACATCATGAAGCAATAACTTTTCTAGGTGATAAAACTGCTGCATGCTAGTAATATACTTTATGATTAATTATAACACAAGGATATTAACCAAAGAAATCTAATATTAATCAAATGGGACAGCCTAGATTAACCATAAAATTCTTCAAAAtccaaataaatcaaataagttTAATAACATGATATAGacaaatttgattttatcttaAATCTAAGCCAATCCAATCCACAAACTCTCATATTACTTTTAGTAAAGAAATACATGTGATATATTCACTAAActtgttaaatttaaaactaatgaaaaaaattaagtgaatatttagataaatataaCATCATAAGTTAATATGCCATTCTAAATTTGTAAAGTTGAAAACTTTCATTTTAACTATTGcaagtaattaatttattgagTCTAATGTGATATATATTCAATCACAGAACTgcttaaaatatgtatatattaatactattttttcacattaatattatttttatatttttgactaATTACTTAAtgcttaaaatatattattttaaagtatacaATAGCAAACTCTTTTACATTTacaagtaaaaatatttaaaataaaaatgaacatATATAGCTGctgtttcaaatattttctgAATGAAAGTCAAGCCTGGCCTGCAGCACTGCACACGATGATTTTCGTGGACATCCAACATTGAGTTGATCAAATATTGTTAATAATACTATGGAATACGAGAGGTGTATTTCAATTAACTTAGTGTATTCCAATTAActtaatatgattaaaaaaaagtcaactAATGATTTACAAAAATTTACCATTAATTTTTAACTAGGAAAATTTATATAGCATCACGGGGTCGATATCTTACGTGAAAATCTTTAACCTAATTAATTTCACCACACaataattaatagttttttcttcttctctcatatATAGAGAGAAAATTAGCAATTAGTCAAACACCAATCTTGGATCGTGAGTCTATCAGTTTCTATATGAAGTATAAAACATGTTAATAGGAAGGAGTTGGTTCAATTTTGTTAAAGGTTTAACTCTTAATTATTTTGCTAATACATTATTGATTAATCTTAGATTGCATACTTTCAATTCAAtagatcttttttttttttttatttcgtgCATGCACGTTatatttcacaatcacaatttcaaaaatataaatgcCGGCGGCATGGAAAACTTGGAATCTTCAACAGGTTTATCAATTGTTTATGGCCATGGAAGTCAACTAATTCTATAAGAGATGAAGTCAtgtcttacttttttttttatgtataaataacTTAGCAGTAATCACAATGCTGTACAACTGCATAAGGTGCTTAAAAGTTTCTGATACATGATTCCTATATTTCACAAAACAAATATGCAAATTAGTGCAGGTGAAGCAGGCTTTGCAAACTATGCATAAGTTGTGGCAATGATGGCAAGGTTTCTAAAAATGGTATAGCCACGATATCAATATTTTTGGAGTGTCTACAATATTGTAAAACGTGAAGAAACCACAACTGTAATTTGAAAGTTCATCACATGATGGATAAGCCCAAAAGCTTGATCAAGAAGAGTTTACAAAAAGAGAAGCAGATTGTTGTGCATCCACTGCCACTGAGAAAACCTTCTGTCACACCTTCAAATGCTTCTGGTTTGTACACTCTACCTTTACTTcaaccttctttcaaattcttGGCAATTAATCAACCAAATTCAACCAACTCATCACGTGGAGCTTTGTCAATGAAGGAAGAAACTAAGAGCGTTGAACCATCATCAAGTGAGGTCAGAAACATGACCTACAACTACAAGCTACAAGAAATTCCAAAAAGTGATAAGTTTATGGAAGAGGGATTCAAATGCAGTGCACTTTGCATGCCTCTTCCAGGGTTTGGGAAAATAAAGACAGTTAAAGCAAGAAAAAAGGAAACCCAAATGCATGCAGTGAACCCTGTGCTATCATTATCAAAGCCAAGCTCTTTGGAAAAGTTTGAACGTAGTTGCCTGGTTTCACAAGTCAGAGTTCATGAAAACGAAGGAGATAACTCCATAAGTTCCTACTTTGATCTTCCATCCGAATTGTTTAAATTCAGCAGCCATAATGCATAACCTGGTTACGTGCGAGAAGCAAGGAAATTAACGTTTGAGCATGAGTATAATATAATGGTAGTTCGAAAATTAAGCCAACAATATATGGcagatatatattttgttattgtttatcAGTGTTTTGAGCAATTGTTATGCGTAAGCTTATACGTGCATGTAACTGGTTATGATGTATTTTGTTTGgtataatatctataaatatacaGTTTGATTGCACAAAACCTGCTTCAAACATAAACTACATAATTTACTCTGAATCTAAATTTAGCTTAGACAGTTCTTTTCATctcatttgtttttcatatttggCTGCTATACGTCTCCAAAAACAAAGTTAATCTGAGATCtcagcaattttttttattgtaacaattaacataatataaaagcaaagTAAGTGAGTAGGATTTTTCATTGCTGTGAACTGAGGTTGCTCACTCCCTATCATCCAGTTTATCTGGTTTCTTTTGGGGCAAAGCTTAAGCCTTACCATTTGATAAAACTTGCGGGAAAGCAAAAACATCTCAATCACATTGGTATGTGGGTTCATCAGATTTTAACGTAAGCTTATGACCCCCTACTTACATATAGGTTGTATGGAGGTATAATAGGTAAAATTGTATTCTCATTAGCTTCCAACATGGCCACTTAAATCCAAAGAGAAAGAGTTATGATTTCCAAGGTCCATTAATGCATGTCAAAACATCCTATGCCTTTTCCACTGTGAAGGCTACATCTCCTCTTGCATGCACTATGTCATTTACGTCTCAACCTTTTAATGCCTATAAATAATAACCTAATGTTCACTTTTAAACCATCTTCAACAATGGCTGTGGTGTTCTGGGTACTGGTTTTAGCTAGCCTCAGCCATCCGCTAGCCACAATCAATGCCCAAGCACCAGAAGGTAACCCTTCCAATTGGCAACCTGCAACCCCAAACACACCTTCTACATGGCAAACTACAACCCCAAATACACCTTCTACGTGGCCAACTACAACCCCAAGCACACCTTCTACATGGCCAACCACAACCCCAAATACCCCTTCTACATGGCAAACTACAACCCCAAATACCCCTTCTACATGGCCAACTACAACCCCTAATACACCTTCTACATGGCCAACTACAACCCCAAACACCCCTTCTGCATGGCAAACTACAACTCCAAATACACCTTCTACATGGCCAACTACAACCCCAAATACACCTTCTACATGGCCAACTACAACCCCAAATACACCTTCTACATGGCCAACTACAACCCCTAATACATGGCCTACTACAACCCCAAATACACCTTCTACATGGCCAACTACAACCCCAAACACACCTTCTACATGGCAAACCACAACCCCAAATACCCCTTCTACATGGCAAACCACAAACCCAAATACCCCTTCTACCTGGCAAACGACAACCCCAAGCACACCTTCTACATGGCAAACTACAACCCCAAATACACCTTCTACATGGCCAACTACAACCCCAAATACACCTTCTACGTGGCCAACTACAACCCCAAATACACCTTCTACATGGCCAACTACAACCCCTAATACACCTTCTACGTGGCCAACTACCACCCCTAATACACCTTCTACATGGCCAACTACAACCTCAAATGCACCCTCTGCATTGCCTTCTACAACACCAAGTGCACCTTCAACGTTGCCTACAACAACACCGAATGCACCTTCTACATTGCCAACCACAACACCAAATGCACCTTCTACAATGCCAGCAACAAACCCAAATGCACCTTCAGCAATTCCAACCACAACTCCAAATGCACCGTCTACATTGCCAACAACAACTCCAACTGCACCATCAGTAGCCAAACAACCACCTGCTGTGGCTGCAACTCCTACCACTTCACAGAAACCACCAGCAGCAACTTCTCCAACTGCAACTATCAAGCCAACACCAGCAACCACATCTGCGCCCTCCAAATTGCCAACTGCCGCTTCCCCCACTTCTGTCACGAAACCACCCATTGTCATTGCAACCCCTCTTCCCTCAATAAAACCACCAGTCGCAACTTCTCCCACTTCTAGTAAATCACCAGTTCCCAAAGTTGCATCTCCTACATCATCCGCACCTGCGAAATCCCCAATTCCTAAGGTTTCATCTCCAACATCATCCGCACCGGTGAAATCACCAGTTCCCAAGGTCTCATCTCCAACATCATCTGCACCTGTGAAATCACCGGTTCCTAAGGTTTCATCTCCAACATCATCTCCTGGGAAATCTCCAGTCCCCAAGGCTATATCCCCAGCATCATCTGCTCCTGTGAAATTACCAGTTCCAAAACCTACATCTCCATTATCTGCTCCTGTGAAATCGCCAATTCCAAAAGACACTTCTCCAACATCTGCTCCTGCTAAATTACCTGATCCCAAGCCTTTACCACCATCATCTGCTCCAGTTAAATTACCAGTCCCCAAGGATTTACCACCAACCGCCACTCCCGTGAAACCACCCGCTCCCAAAACAGCACCTCCAAAAATAGCACCTGTAAAACCACCTGTTCCCAAGATTACACCAGCATTAAGTCCAAAATCCCCATCTCCAAAACTCCCACCACCACAACCACCACAACCACCCAAAGAAGCACCTATTTCACCTCCACCACTGCCATTACCACCAGCTGACTCACCACTATTACCTACTCCAACAGCATCCCCCACACCAGCCGAAGCACCAACAGCGCCAGCACCAGCCAAAAAAGCACCAGCACCGGCACCTGCACACAAAAGGAAAGCACCAAAACCATCACCTGTTCCTTCACCACTAAGTAGCACCCCAACACCTGCACCAACGCCTTCGATTGAAACACCAACCCCAGCACCAGCACCCGAAGAAGACACGCCAGAACCTCCTCCCCACAAGCACAAGAGAAGAAGACACAAACACAAGCACAGGAGACATCACTCGCAATCTCTGGCTCCAGCACCAGCCATTATTCGGAGGAGTCCCCCAGCACCACTAGTTGAAGATATTACCACAACCGACTCAGAAGAGACGCCTGCACCAGCACCAAGTCCCAATGCGGTATATATATACTATCTTTCGACTCAGATTTGAATTACAATTGTTTACTTTAACCTAATACTCTTGTAATGAAGTCTTAAACAGTTTTATTTACGTctcattcatctcatatttttcattttgtttacaGAATGGTGCGCAAGCATACTATAAGCAAGGGAATACGTGGCAGAGTGTTGGAGTCGCCATTGCCATTTTGTTATTGTCTGTCATCACATGACACTTTTAAAGTC contains:
- the LOC108325521 gene encoding uncharacterized protein LOC108325521, producing MMDKPKSLIKKSLQKEKQIVVHPLPLRKPSVTPSNASGLYTLPLLQPSFKFLAINQPNSTNSSRGALSMKEETKSVEPSSSEVRNMTYNYKLQEIPKSDKFMEEGFKCSALCMPLPGFGKIKTVKARKKETQMHAVNPVLSLSKPSSLEKFERSCLVSQVRVHENEGDNSISSYFDLPSELFKFSSHNA
- the LOC128196012 gene encoding uncharacterized protein LOC128196012: MAVVFWVLVLASLSHPLATINAQAPEGNPSNWQPATPNTPSTWQTTTPNTPSTWPTTTPSTPSTWPTTTPNTPSTWQTTTPNTPSTWPTTTPNTPSTWPTTTPNTPSAWQTTTPNTPSTWPTTTPNTPSTWPTTTPNTPSTWPTTTPNTWPTTTPNTPSTWPTTTPNTPSTWQTTTPNTPSTWQTTNPNTPSTWQTTTPSTPSTWQTTTPNTPSTWPTTTPNTPSTWPTTTPNTPSTWPTTTPNTPSTWPTTTPNTPSTWPTTTSNAPSALPSTTPSAPSTLPTTTPNAPSTLPTTTPNAPSTMPATNPNAPSAIPTTTPNAPSTLPTTTPTAPSVAKQPPAVAATPTTSQKPPAATSPTATIKPTPATTSAPSKLPTAASPTSVTKPPIVIATPLPSIKPPVATSPTSSKSPVPKVASPTSSAPAKSPIPKVSSPTSSAPVKSPVPKVSSPTSSAPVKSPVPKVSSPTSSPGKSPVPKAISPASSAPVKLPVPKPTSPLSAPVKSPIPKDTSPTSAPAKLPDPKPLPPSSAPVKLPVPKDLPPTATPVKPPAPKTAPPKIAPVKPPVPKITPALSPKSPSPKLPPPQPPQPPKEAPISPPPLPLPPADSPLLPTPTASPTPAEAPTAPAPAKKAPAPAPAHKRKAPKPSPVPSPLSSTPTPAPTPSIETPTPAPAPEEDTPEPPPHKHKRRRHKHKHRRHHSQSLAPAPAIIRRSPPAPLVEDITTTDSEETPAPAPSPNANGAQAYYKQGNTWQSVGVAIAILLLSVIT